A single Colias croceus chromosome 10, ilColCroc2.1 DNA region contains:
- the LOC123695107 gene encoding uncharacterized protein LOC123695107: protein MARHIDEDKIHFLLLEVKSNEVNSSAREPEDHIKADPVHEMEDDDEVSIVNEEQFPDQDYEASSNTSSQRSIEDAIPSTSADPSDLIIRPSRPILLGKDKHIWSSEQSRSQSRRPSRNIDT, encoded by the exons ATGGCTCGTCACATCGACGAAG ataagattcattttttattattagaagtCAAAAGCAATGAGGTAAATTCATCTGCGAGAGAGCCTGAAGACCACATTAAGGCTGATCCAGTGCATGAAATGGAGGATGATGATGAAGTTTCTATTGTAAATGAAGAGCAATTTCCAGATCAAGATTATGAGGCAAGTAGTAATACATCTTCGCAACGTTCAATTGAAGACGCGATACCTAGCACTTCAGCTGACCCTAGCGATTTGATTATAAGACCATCGCGTCCCATTCTTCTTGGGAAAGATAAACACATATGGTCATCAGAACAGTCAAGGTCACAAAGCAGAAGACCTTCAAGGAACATAGATACATAA